One genomic window of Bactrocera dorsalis isolate Fly_Bdor chromosome 4, ASM2337382v1, whole genome shotgun sequence includes the following:
- the LOC105222948 gene encoding general odorant-binding protein 28a: protein MAKFILFAALCILSAAVSNAAFNKEEAIKNFMTRAEECRGEVGAADSDIQDIVAKVPASSKEGKCLRSCLMKKYGAMDSNGKFVKSVADQHAQDFTDGDADKLKTAREIIDACADIAVPDDHCEATEVYGKCFMDQAKAHGIQKFDF, encoded by the exons TGGCCAAATTCATTCTATTCGCCGCCTTATGTATTTTGAGTGCCGCTGTCTCCAACGCTGCTTTCAACAAAGAAGAggctataaaaaattttatgaccAGAGCGGAGGAGTGCCGTGGCGAAGTGGGTGCTGCCGACT CTGACATTCAGGACATAGTCGCAAAAGTACCAGCGTCCAGTAAGGAAGGCAAATGCTTGCGCTCCTGTTTGATGAAAAAATATGGCGCG ATGGATAGTAATGGCAAGTTTGTCAAGTCGGTCGCCGATCAGCATGCACAGGACTTCACTGACGGTGATGCAGATAAATTGAAGACAGCTCGTGAAATTATCGACGCTTGCGCCGATATTGCTGTACCAGATGATCATTGCGAGGCAACTGAAGTGTATGGCAAATGCTTTATGGATCAAGCGAAAGCTCACGGTATTCAAAAGTTTGACTTTTGA